From one Solanum lycopersicum chromosome 12, SLM_r2.1 genomic stretch:
- the LOC101247705 gene encoding RING-H2 finger protein ATL54 — protein sequence MRPRMLFPTSNQTTNCHNICDSTCPYGCYPYPNINFYIPPPPPTIESNNKVVQNILPYIIISIALFVSLFLLLTYYIIIVRNCSNWNRRRTRGEGDNDESIIHHPIWYIDTIGIEVSFVNLITIFKYKTGDGLVDGTECAVCLNEFQDDESLKLLPKCNHAFHIDCIDTWLRSHVNCPLCRAPIISNTVAAPVGSSIIAPISSTNDDIGSIVETNNNSEAREGEFQENTNVENDDNDDDDETSKKEDEILQKMRRSVSMGSSIATKKCVETKTNEGTSSNSRIQRVMDSASSMKRSFSYGGRSFFPKSKRNEALI from the coding sequence ATGAGGCCAAGAATGTTATTTCCAACTTCAAACCAAACTACAAATTGCCATAATATTTGTGACTCAACATGTCCTTATGGTTGCTATCCATACCCTAATATAAACTTTTACatcccaccaccaccaccaacaatcGAATCGAACAACAAAGTTGTTCAGAACATTTtaccttatattattatatccaTCGCGTTATTTGTTAGCTTGTTCCTACTCCTTACCTACTACATAATCATTGTAAGAAATTGCTCGAATTGGAATCGTAGAAGAACGAGAGGAGAAGGCGATAACGATGAGTCGATTATTCATCATCCAATTTGGTACATCGATACTATAGGGATTGAAGTTTCTTTTGTCAATTTGATCACAATTTTCAAGTACAAAACAGGGGATGGTTTAGTTGATGGAACAGAGTGCGCTGTTTGTTTGAATGAATTTCAAGATGACGAATCACTTAAGTTGTTACCTAAATGTAATCATGCATTTCACATCGATTGTATCGATACGTGGCTTAGATCACACGTTAATTGCCCATTGTGTCGTGCTCCAATCATCTCCAACACTGTTGCTGCACCCGTGGGATCATCAATAATCGCTCCCATATCGAGTACTAATGATGATATTGGTTCAATTGTAGAAACGAACAACAACAGTGAGGCTAGAGAAGGGGAATTTCAAGAAAACACGAATGTAGAGAACGATGataacgatgatgatgatgaaacaTCGAAAAAAGAGGatgaaatattacaaaaaatgcGAAGGTCCGTATCTATGGGTTCTTCAATTGCTACAAAAAAGTGTGTTGAGACAAAAACAAATGAGGGAACAAGTTCAAATTCAAGAATCCAAAGGGTTATGGACAGTGCTTCTTCAATGAAAAGATCATTTTCTTATGGTGGGAGGTCCTTTTTTCCGAAAAGCAAGAGAAACGAGGCTCTAATATGA
- the LOC101250098 gene encoding E3 ubiquitin-protein ligase ATL6-like produces the protein MKRKTNTFYFVLCFFCIVAEAGTILDTPSISPTTLTHSIDPSNVQISPTLAVILACLVLILFAGVFIYMRRMSPDSFDHSLGFHFLRNRSPISRGLDPEIIKTFPVFIYSDVKSLNLGKSILECAVCLNEFEEEETLRLLPNCHHVFHPECIDAWLAFRTTCPVCRTNLKTKPINQTNPQHVNSVTDTVIDIHTTSHCGPQGPREVNNASPNNISNFSNAKRKTTDFISIARKSSTPRRTNISRMFNRSHSTGHSLIQPGQNCERFTLKLPEDARKRLMELSLSRAYNNGEVLSLERSSSKGYRFEPGNGRFKFLSTPNLLSNKPGSSKEEKSEKEPKNLLKSVKSPLSLLCLTEKEETGERSFTYLRSNPSS, from the coding sequence ATGAAGCGTAAGACGAATACATTTTATTTCGTCTTATGCTTTTTTTGCATAGTAGCAGAAGCTGGTACAATCTTAGACACACCATCAATATCTCCAACAACGTTAACACACTCGATAGACCCGTCAAATGTTCAAATTAGCCCAACGTTAGCGGTAATACTTGCTTGTCTTGTATTAATCCTATTCGCCGGTGTCTTCATATATATGCGTCGTATGAGCCCCGATTCCTTCGATCATTCATTAGGTTTTCATTTTCTACGAAATCGTTCTCCTATCTCTCGAGGGCTCGATCCTGAGATCATTAAAACATTTCCAGTGTTCATCTATTCAgatgtcaaatcattaaatttagGCAAATCCATCTTAGAATGCGCGGTTTGTCTCAACGAATTCGAAGAGGAAGAAACTCTCCGTCTCTTACCAAATTGTCATCATGTTTTTCACCCCGAATGTATCGATGCTTGGCTCGCCTTCCGAACCACTTGCCCCGTCTGCCGAACCAATCTCAAAACCAAACCAATCAACCAAACCAATCCTCAACATGTAAATTCAGTTACTGACACTGTCATTGATATCCACACGACAAGTCATTGTGGACCCCAGGGTCCACGAGAGGTAAATAATGCATCGCCTAATAATATTTCGAATTTTAGTAATGCAAAAAGGAAAACTACTGATTTTATTAGCATTGCAAGAAAATCATCAACACCTAGACGAACGAATATATCGCGTATGTTTAATCGATCACACTCAACGGGTCATTCGTTGATTCAACCGGGTCAAAATTGCGAGAGGTTTACGCTAAAATTACCGGAGGATGCACGTAAAAGATTGATGGAGTTAAGCTTGAGTAGAGCTTATAACAATGGTGAAGTTTTATCTCTAGAGAGGAGTTCATCGAAAGGGTACCGGTTCGAACCGGGAAATGGGCGGTTCAAGTTTTTATCGACTCCGAATTTGTTATCGAATAAACCCGGTTCGTCAAAGGAGgagaaaagtgaaaaagaacCGAAGAATCTGTTGAAGTCCGTTAAGTCGCCGTTAAGTTTGTTATGTTTGACGGAAAAGGAGGAAACGGGAGAAagatcttttacttatttaagaTCTAATCCTTCAAGTTag